The sequence AGACATTTATTTGCTGAAGATAATAGAGGCTTGATCCAACTCAAATATGTTATTCGTTTGCAGATTCTCTCTCTCCTGGCTGTTATTTGTGAAGAAGTTGTGGAGGATTGTATCAAGTGTAGTGGACTTTACTTCTTTGAATTCACAAGCTGCAGTGCCTTTCTTTTGAGCCTCCTGATCCTGTGTGTGTATTGCACTGATGTATATGAAACATGTGGGGAAGATAAAGTACAGAGAGTGgtaaggaatttattttttttaaaaaccaaaccatttctTGTAAGTGCTTAAAGACTACTGTGGAGTAAAAAGACTATGCAGAATgaatctccttttcttctctatttaaAGGGTAAATTAAAGTAgcttataattaaaaaaaaccagtcaACTTTGAGAATCCCTTTTATATTGATAAAATTTCCAAAATTGTCACATTGGTTACCTGCAGGATTTTAGGACTTGTGTGAAAGTCTTTCACGCACACTAATACTACTGTGTAGTTATcttgtatatgtacatatatagaACACAGTTTACTGTCAGAATAGTATTTGTAACTTGCCTGTTTACCCCATCTATTTTCCTACTGGTTGTGGCCTACTTCCTTTTTTGGTAAAATCATACTTGTTACAGTTCACACTTTTATATTTCAGAAGATCCAGCAGTGGCACAAAGTTGCTCTGTAAAGTCAGTAAGAAGTGTCCTATGAGCATTCCCTCTTATTTGTCTTCAGAGCAAACAGTAGGTTTTTTTACATGAAGGTACAGATAAGGGACTGTAGTAAGAGATTTGAATGAGCTCATTTACTTACAGGTTTCTGGTTTCCTAGATGTTTTGCATAGGGAATAATGCTAGCGTGGTTGACCCGAGCCTGAATTTGATTGTAAAAGAAGTTAGATGAAATGATCAAAATACTTAAAGACGACAAAACCAGCGGAGTATGTGATGCAGATTCTTTTAGATAGTTGATAATGTTGAATGTTGTTTGGAATATAgctgtaaaatgtattttctgaagcTCCCATTAGCATCAAAGTTTCAAAGCATAAATTCACTGGCAGATTAACTCAGCTGCTGTTATGATGCTTGCTCTTTTTCAGATATATATCTACAACTCTATAACCctcatttttttataattgCAGAATTTTTGGGCCATGCCAACCATAGGTGCCTTTTTTCTGTTAGCGTCTATAGTGCTTGCTGCGACCAGCGCTGAGTCTGCTGTTGAAAAAGCTGCATGTGTAAGTCTTAAAATCACATAACTTACTTTGTATTTAACTTCTATGTTAATTTCTCTGCCCTCTAAACCTCACTCAGTTTGCAGGGAAGAAACTGGGCAGAGAACAGACATCAGTGCATTGTGATGTTTCAGGAGGAATTAGCTATTACAGACCTTCCAGATACTTAGCATAGGAAATCCAAAGAGCAAGCTTTCCTCAGGATTGCTGAAAAGCTCTGCGtgcacctgcagctcccagcattTGCAGCTTGCTCCTGGGTTCCTCAGACTTCACTGGCTTGGCTCCATATAATTCCCTGTCACCTGTTAGTGTTTTGACATTGCCATCTCTCACTGCTTCCCCAGTTCTCGGATACCCTATCTCTGAAATGCCTACTTTTTTCCTCAATTGTCCTTTCCTAATGCCACCCCCTCACAAAGTCAGCAAAAAACCATGTCTTTTGCCAGGCATTATAAAGCATATGTGGGGAATGCTGACTTGCAAAGGCTGCAGTAAGAGCAGCAGTTTCCTCAGCGACAGAAATAGTTAGAAGAGCGACAGGCTATGCATCTCTCGGGGAACACTGAAGAGGCTTTGGAATGCTGTGGATGTTGTAATTCCTCACTTATTTGGCACTTTTTTACAATAACCTTGGAATTCTGAATATGTGAgtttaaaagatgaaatttttattttattcttgaatgagaaaaaactggttagaaaagaaagcaaaataattctgttccACAGGCAGCATGAGCTATTAGAGATACGCACTTCGGTGTAGTCATCTTTTGTGGTATTGATATATTCAAACCTAATGGTTTGAGTATAAAGcctttcagggtttttttcctggtgctggaaaaaaaaaaaccctactgtGATTTAAGACTTACTGGTGTCAAATTGCTTTGGGGCAAACCAGTTGTGTAAAATTTAGGTAAAACTTAGAATAATGCATGTATTTCCTTGTTTGAACAAAGCTGCTGAAACCAACCTTCTCCTTGTCACTATCTTGCCATGACTAATAATGAAATGTCATTAACAAAATGTCACTTCATTCCCCCTTGCTGACCCAGTAAGGACTTGCTTAGGCTCTGCAGATCTTATCTGCCTTCACCTTCCATGTGTTCCTCTTCTTCGCTTAGTCCCTTTAATCAGCAGCCATCTCTTAGATAAATATTCTGCTATACCACCAATGCCATGCTTCTTTAATAACtaattttttcaataaaattaatatacttTTAGTATTAAGGGCTGTTTAGAAAATATTGTGTGGTTCATGCTTGATTAAGAAAATGAGAACTGTAAAAACTTTTGCATTAAATGTGCCAGAATTATGATTTCTGATCTGTTTCTAATTTAAATGGAATCACCAATTTAAGGAGGACCGGAAACTTAATGCATTGTTAATGTTTGTAAATAGTCCAGCAAATTTCTCCAAATGATGTTAGAATATTGATAatgtttatacattttaaaatcatatataTCTTTCACTTTTACAGACATTTGGATTTCTTGCAAGTGCTGCATTTTTATCTGAAACTATGATAGAGTATTTTCACAGTCGGAAACAAAACGTAAACAGACGCTCTGAAAATCCTGGCAACACTCAGTGTGCCACAGAAGATCAGCCACTGAATAAACAAAGCTAATTTTctggaattatttcttttttttttttttttaacggaGCAAACTAAATTGAACTTTCAGTGCACTGTAGGTAACAgcttctgtctcttccttttaATCAATTTTGTACACATTGCTCATCACAAATTTTTATAGATTCTTAGGTCAAGTAATGGCATCTTGGGCATCATGTTCTAAGGTCCAGCCACCTGTCTGGGTGACATACACTAAAAAACCCTTGTGTCTAAATAGAATAACTTAAGGACAACAATGTGCCGATTAGGTTTTGACAGAGGTGACTAATAAAGGTTAATGTTTGATTAATAAATTCTGAGCTATAGCCTAAAGATATTTTCTCTATAAATGGACCAGATACTTTGTTACAAGTTATAAAATAGTACAGCAGAGTTCATTTTTGTACTTACTGGTCAAACTGTGAATGTAAAAGGGATACCTAATTGGACTCTTACAGAAATGCTTATCCTTACGTAAgggcttttggggtttttttactattcATATGTCTCAGTTCTGTCTGTGGAGATCAGTTTAATGGAATAGCGAGTGTAGGGGTTTTATGGGGAAGGTAATGTAATGGTAAATTAAGGAGATGGTTTTTCAGCCCATGTTTGTCAAGGTTTGGGCTTGTGTCCAGAATCTTCTTTCAGATTATTTCGAAAGCTATAGAAGTTGCAGGAACACACTTGAGAAGACAGCCCTGAGagggaaaagacaaagaataaatattttcacaaagtAACCCAAAAAGTAGCAATTGGAACATCAATGGGAAAAACATTACAGCACATTGGTACTACCCTGGTGAATATTACTTGCAAGGTTAATACTGTATGCCTAGTTAACGATAAGTTTTGCCAGAATGGTTATGTACCCTGCCGTTGTCTTTGTTTATAAATATGGTGCTACCTTGACACTTCTTGCTACTGACTAGGTCAGTTGGTAAACAGGTAAATGAGCACTTGTACCCTGGATTTGTCTTAAAAGTGACAGGCTGTAGGACTGCAGGAAACACTACTGATGCAACATGTATCAGACAAGTGACAGATATATCAGATGTTGATGGCTGTAAAAGGACTGAAGCGGTAAAAAGTGAAACTGCTAGACATCACATAAGAGGAAAGCCTTCAAAAGTAGGGCAAACTGCTGTAAGCCAGGAGATGTTCCAAAATAccaaagcaaatgagaaaaaaatgattatGCAAAAACAATTCTTGTTTGAGTGCTCATGACATTTGCTGTGTCTTCCAGGCATTTAACTCCATTTCATCAATACCCTAGTCTGACAAATTTATAGTCCTGTAACCTGTTGTGGCAGCACTGAGACTAAGCCCTCCAGAAATTGGCTGAGCAAGCTGTATTTGGTAAAGGATGAGGAAGCTGTTGTACGACTGAGCACTGTAAAAGgtcaaagttttttttttccagtgctgccaCTTTCTAATGAATGTGAGTTTGTGATGTTCTTTCTCGAAGTTCTAAAATTTGAGCCTAACACTACACTTTGCTTGGAGGATGTAAAATTTTGGCAGGTGGTGTGAAGCATCAAGTTTAAGCTGTAGCTTGGTTTCAGAGCCATGCATAGAAGACATACTTTCCTTCATAAAATTGCCTGCTTTGTGAAGAAGAAATGCTCTTTGGGCTGGcttcttttccccccttgtATTTATTAGTGTCCATTTGCACTAAAACCTGATCTCATTCTAGGTGTAACAGAGCTTGCTGTAGCTGTCTCTGAAAACTGGGTAATTAGAGATGTTTTGTTTACAAGCCCTGTTACTGGTGATATGAAACTTGCTTTAATGAGAAATATCTCTGCTACAATTTGCAATGTCTTTCTTTGGGGATTGTGTCCATATCTATGATTAACATTCTAAgggagtttggtttttttgttttttattgccCAGGATTCTACTGAATTTGTTTTCACATCAAAATGTCTGTAGTCTCTAAACCTTGATCTATGATTAAAAGCTGTATATATAGTGTAAGAGTAACACTGTGCTGCTGCTATTTATTAAGCAGTGCAGCATCATGATGGGACTTTCATCTTGAGGTCatttttgttgtaatttttCTCAGCTTGAAAACATATGAAGAGCGTTCTGggctttgcttcctttttctacAGACTTTTCCCCACCTAAGTGCTTTGTTATTGGTGTCCATTCCTGAACTGGAGATACTGGTACTGAAAAAGATCTGTAAAGTCACCTCTCTGCCTTGGCTTCCCTATCTATGATTACATACTGCTGATACTTTACAGAGGAACTGAAATACAGAGcaagttatttttatgaaaaggtGCCACAAGGAGTTGGTGCCAGGAGAAGTGACTCTGACCGAGATCTCCTGGCACCCACGATCTGACCATTAGGCCTTTTGAAACAAATACTGGCAACCTTTGCAGAATGGTTTGGTGGATTCTCTTACTACATACATGCTGGCATCCCTGGCGTGATTTGGGTTGTTGGAGTGAGGGGGTTTTGGCatgggttttgtttgcattttagcTGTTCCAAGTAGGGAGTTTATACCCATTCTCTCACCAACTGACTGATCAATGTATAGATTTGAGGATCAGATTCCATCTCTGAAAGGAATGCAAGCCTTGCCCCTCAGCTAATGAAAACGAGAAACGATAGTCTTTGGGAAACTGGTTAGTTGCTTTCCCGATGCCATAGGTGTTTACTAATAGGAAGAGTCCTGCTATACTTTACAACAATACATATTGCTCCATTCCAGATACTGTTTAGCTGGCATTAATCTGGCATGTAGTAGTTAAATACTACAAGCAAGTCTCATATTAGTTCTAGGTTTAAGGCAATTGCTAAATCGTTGCTTCCAACCCAGTTGTTGGCTGACAAAGCAGTCTTTGCATGGTGGTACTATTAATCCTAGGCTTATAAGTATTcgttctgttttaaaatagttgAGAAGCAGGTTTGCTCATGTGTATGCTGCTCTTTGCTTCTGCGAGATTGTTTCCCTAACTGCTTTATCAGCTCCCTGAGATAAAGGGGCAGGTGTGTGTCCCTCCtggctcctctgctctcccaggatAGGTCAGGGAGAGAGACACATCCTTGTTGCCATGGCTGAGCACACTGGTCTCCTGCAGTCTTGACATGCCTGCTTCCATGCTTCTGGTGTCGGATCCAGGCTTTGCGTGTCCGTCTTTTAATTAGACTGATCCCAGAGAATGGCGTTGGAGCTGGATTAAGcatctggttttgcaggagctCTGCGTGTGGCTGGATGTCTCTTACCCCTCCTGTGCTCTGTCAGCAAAGCggtctgctgctttcccagcctGCTTCTGATCAAATCAGCCTGCTTTAGCTAAACCGGCTATTTAAATTGCTTACATTAAGGTGGCTGATTTTGACTGAAGTGGATTAGGGATTGTTCAGGAGAGTGGCGGGAGCTCCAGCAGAAGTGCTGTTACAAGGAACTGCcttaaattttttcttctgtttgttaaGTAACCGTCTCTACAGTCTTTAACTGGTAGTAAAACCTGTGGAAAGAAGCAACAGCCCAGTATGTCTATCTGGGGTTTGCCTTCTCCCTTCTTCACCACGGTGCTTGGCAGCGGGGTTGTGAGCCTGCTCAGACACATTAAAAGCTTTCGTCTTTTCCAGCTGAGCCcatccaaaaatatttaaaggctCTGCACCCACTTTCGGGCTTTGTTTATAGTGCCTTGAGAATCAGTGGAGAGGATTCTCCAGAACATGCGAGGACTTGTTAAGTGGCTGGACTGAGAGTTTCTGCTCAAAATCTGCACGGGCATTGTGTAGATTGTGAATGTTAATTGTTGTGTTTGGCGTTTAGCCCACATTAAAATCACAATGCTACCAGTGCCCTTTGGGTTCTAAATACGTGAAGGAATTGTGCCTTGCTGCTTGCACCCTGTGCTTAAAAATAGCAGGGAAGGGTTGTGGTCTCTTACAATTAAGTTTTACCTTTGCACCCTCCAACTTGAAAAAACAGTGAGCTCTCTCACACAATTCTCAGAGCTCTGCACAAGATGTTTTTGCATAATGGCCATCAAGGTGACTCTCATTCAAATTTGTGCAATAAAAATACCGAGCTTTCTACGCTGAAGGGGAATACTTTGTGAAATTTTTGAAAGGTTACATAAAATTGTAACGAATTGAGATGCTGGTAGTGCCTTTAAGATGGaaattcatctttattttagTCTATTGCTGTAAGCATAAGCAGTTCTCTAGATATTAAATTTTATGCTGTTCAGAATGGTCTATCATTTTTAATACCTTTGAGAATTTAAATGACTCAATGATTATTAAATCAGGATGATAatagattttatatataaaataaaaattttatacAGTTTTGTTGCCAGTGTTGCCTTGAATTTCCatttaagtaattttgaaatgcttAAGTATTGTTTCCATTCTCAATCTGTGgtcttttttaatgtattatgctttttttgtctgaagaaCTTTCTAGAATATTTTgtaatcattttttaaataaaatattagtaaaTAACTTAAGTGCTTCTCGTTTCTGCTGCTGTGATTTGGTGTCGCTATGTAGTTCTCCCAGAGCAAACCATAGGAAATAACATCACTCATTGTTCCTGGTTTGGAGGAAAGAGCTCGCATTGTGTTTGCCTGTTACTGGGGAAGAGGGTCCAACCTGCGAAGCTGGATATTCTCACTGCAGGTTTCCAGGAGGAAAGGTCCGATAAGGTCAGTATCACCTCTTACCACAGAGTCCAGCCAAACTAGTTTGCAATACACCTACCGTGGTCTATAGGTCACTGTGACAAGCGTAATTCAAGTGCTGCTTTCCTATTGTCTTGATTAGTTGGGGccgaaaaaaaaaataaagtggcaGACTTGTTAAAGGAAGGAGCACAAACTAGCAAAAGGTATTAagagcaaataatttcttctggtGTAGAAAAATGCGGGTGACCGAGTTACTTGGTTGAGCAGGAGCCGCTGgatcctttaaaaatgtttgtccGATTGCCAGTGGTAGGgggcaggggaaaggaaagaaacctgCATGCTTTCTGGCAGGGCGGCTGTTTTGTTTCATAATCCTACAGATTGCTTATTACCTGGTGGTGATCGTGTAAACAGGAGGGGAACGGCACTTGCTTCATTGTCAGCACTGAAATTGGAATGCcacagtatatttttctttatatcatAACATTAAAGGTGAAATTGTCTCTTTGATGAAGTTGCCAGAGATGAGCGTAACCGTAAGGATTCATAAGGGAAAAAGGTCTctaatgcttttaattaaatttgaaaattagaTGCAAGAAAACAACTGAGGCAAAATGTTATATTGAAAGGGTACGTCAGTGGTGGATTTACATAGCATGAGAAATTAACTTGGAAGTCCTAAGATTAATAAAGATTTAATAATATGGAGCATGACCTCACAGTTTAAGTCCAGTTATTGCTAGAATCGTGACAACTCCTTTCTCGGGAGCGCAATCCAAGTTATTTCACTGTAAACTCTCAGAATAGCATATCAGGGCAGAATATAGGCTGGTAGCCTGCAGCTTGCCTTTCTGGGTGCACAGGCAGCACCTGGTCGCTGCTGTCCTGTGCATCGTTGTTCAAGGCACGTACGTGTTTCCGCACTCTGGGGTGGGCTTTCTCCTTCCAGCCAGGAGCACAACCAGCCACCTGCTTTGTCACACAGCCTCCGTCATGCAGGAACCAAGCAAGGTTAACTACTtggctgggtttggggtttgacCTCTCTTTGGATTCAGAAGAGCTATTCTTTGCCTGCTAAAGGAAGCACAAGGAAGGCCGGCAATgttttttgccttctgtttgTGCCGTCGCACAGCGCAGCTGTCTGCACAGGAATCTGCCGggaagctgcaggagaggagtTTGCCCACAAGAGGGCACAGATGATCCTGCAACTGAAATTATTTGGTCTAGAGGACTTCACCCTCTTCCCACCTCTATTTTCACCCGACTTGAAACCCCCTTGCACTCGTCTTTTGGCAGTGTGGCTATAAATTGAACTCTGCATTTTAGTGATACTGTTTCCAATAATTTGCTTATTTCTCAAAATGTAGCCTGAAGGTTTTTTGATAATATAATCAGATCAATATTGTCTCAAGCAGATACTTTACCTAAGCAGTTTGAAagggttttgcttttattccttttgttttgtaacCTGCCaagagatgtttttaaaaatgtctttgtattaCAAAATCAAGCTTCAGCTGCATGACTACATCTGCACCTATAACACCGTACTGCAGCTTGGAAGATTTCTGTGGTCAGTACTAGGCAGTGGTTTTCGATTAAAGGTCTGTGGATCATGggtgggagaagaaaggaatggGGAGTAGCTGAGCGTTTCCTGGACTCTCAGGAAGTTAAATGAGAGAAGCttattataaaaagaaaatgcaaattatgCATGCTGGAAAAATTTCAGGGTCCACAAACAGAAATGTTGGCAAACATAGCTGTAAAGCATTCCAGACAGGCCGCCTTGCAATTCTGGTCCTCTCCAGGCACCCTGGCAAAACTTGCTTTGACCAGCCCGCATGTCCTGATCGCTCATTCAGTTGGTTTCTTATGACCTATTATCTCTTGGCTGAATATTAGAACAGgactgggaaaataaaacagacttgGCTGTTTTGAAGTTGGCAAGTCCTGAGGTGAGAGTCAGGGCTTCACAAGGAGGTGAGAGCATAAGCACATTCTTCTGTAGCATGACTCATGTGCAGCCAGATGAGGACAGCAAATCCCAGCCAGGTATCTGTTGCTAGATGTGCAGCGTGAAAGGATGTAGCATTCTGCAGTGCTAAGTCTGGGGTGCACTTCAGAAGTCTCTCTGTAGTCCTCACTTGGACTTACGGAAAGCATAATATTGCAAGACAAAAGCACGACAAGTGGTTTTATTACC comes from Grus americana isolate bGruAme1 chromosome 2, bGruAme1.mat, whole genome shotgun sequence and encodes:
- the CMTM6 gene encoding CKLF-like MARVEL transmembrane domain-containing protein 6, with the translated sequence MENGSVYNETTEPQVKSPRRPFGCTLRHLWGWRLPTKALQAILSLLAVICEEVVEDCIKCSGLYFFEFTSCSAFLLSLLILCVYCTDVYETCGEDKVQRVNFWAMPTIGAFFLLASIVLAATSAESAVEKAACTFGFLASAAFLSETMIEYFHSRKQNVNRRSENPGNTQCATEDQPLNKQS